In the Candidatus Electrothrix sp. GW3-4 genome, one interval contains:
- a CDS encoding nucleotidyltransferase family protein: MLTKEKITEILRGKYPYLIAEYGVKRIGLFGSYVKGEQTEESDVDLVAEFERPIGLRFVEFTEYIEELLGKKADVLTPEGVRRITVKRIARDIEQSIIYV, translated from the coding sequence ATGCTGACAAAAGAAAAAATAACCGAGATCCTACGAGGGAAATATCCCTATCTCATTGCAGAATATGGCGTAAAAAGGATAGGCTTGTTCGGATCTTATGTTAAAGGCGAGCAGACTGAAGAAAGCGATGTTGACTTGGTGGCGGAATTTGAACGCCCGATCGGTCTTCGATTTGTCGAGTTTACAGAATACATTGAAGAGTTGTTGGGAAAAAAGGCGGATGTTCTGACGCCGGAAGGAGTACGAAGGATAACGGTAAAAAGAATCGCCCGCGATATTGAGCAGAGTATTATCTATGTCTAA
- a CDS encoding Vps62-related protein translates to MPGEYPHKVRKRFREIASRSDALYLLDRLLGPAQKKEHAFAYTLLKEVADQDLSELFEEYFYRTADQDIQNKLFNLMTRKNSLRAFRNARGCINQLFQQGRDDEAIAYLDYIVRFDHPDIRSELITDASSASNIVRAVSYVALRNYPDMEVRSIIDNALSSEFSSAADEAIGNSPSRKRGQQSIDDILREILKTGKRELEKSWLDQNDRKIRRERSEEDSPQQAEAVTAYASDLELAAQYAPHLLLSGPGIIGVDIREDPDYPYTDYIPIDVNNVTTNPEKKININLATAVLYNETTYGPGDVPLGDGALDIIGDAVFRSSANYLDFSPLWDGLFTTVSSGYKTLSLDPTVYFKVFRNASKENSIAVQYWFFYYYNDWLNDHPGDWETITIFLNGSGEPAEVAFSTHYEASRYSWANIELDNATHAKVYISNGGHGSYYQSGNTSYFDTPLGNINDNHMGDKEVLSYVGADYTLIDLQELESTDENWIWFEGRWGDEDSASQGPHLRTDAPTANDWGLANNPPYDPYNMCEPRYQAHIYGDAMNNGPWYWGAGYGLDTPWDSADDCEPIVDSVESAFSWNLFLPALLGATLSAARAR, encoded by the coding sequence ATGCCCGGAGAGTATCCGCATAAGGTCAGAAAACGATTCCGGGAAATTGCCAGCCGGAGCGATGCGCTTTACTTGCTCGATAGACTGCTTGGTCCTGCGCAAAAGAAGGAGCATGCCTTTGCCTATACCCTGCTGAAGGAAGTAGCTGATCAAGATCTCAGCGAGTTGTTTGAAGAATATTTTTATCGTACAGCTGATCAGGACATACAGAATAAACTCTTCAATCTGATGACGAGGAAAAATTCATTAAGAGCATTCAGAAATGCAAGAGGATGTATTAACCAGCTGTTCCAACAGGGGCGTGACGATGAGGCGATTGCCTACCTTGATTATATAGTACGATTTGACCACCCTGATATTCGGAGCGAATTGATAACAGACGCTTCATCGGCATCGAATATTGTCCGGGCTGTAAGCTATGTCGCTTTACGAAATTATCCAGACATGGAAGTTCGTTCGATCATTGATAATGCCTTATCTTCTGAATTTTCATCAGCAGCAGATGAAGCTATTGGAAACTCTCCCTCAAGGAAGAGAGGGCAGCAAAGCATAGACGATATTTTGCGAGAGATACTTAAAACAGGCAAGAGGGAATTAGAAAAGAGCTGGCTGGATCAAAACGATAGGAAAATACGGAGAGAAAGGAGTGAAGAGGACTCGCCGCAGCAGGCCGAGGCCGTTACTGCATATGCTTCAGACCTGGAGCTCGCAGCTCAATATGCACCTCACCTCTTATTGTCTGGGCCGGGTATTATCGGGGTAGATATCAGAGAGGATCCTGACTATCCATACACCGATTATATCCCAATTGATGTTAATAATGTTACGACAAATCCAGAGAAGAAAATTAATATAAATTTGGCAACTGCTGTTCTATATAACGAGACGACCTATGGGCCCGGTGATGTCCCCCTGGGGGATGGCGCCCTAGATATTATTGGCGATGCAGTATTTCGATCCTCAGCAAATTATCTTGATTTCTCTCCCTTATGGGATGGGCTGTTCACGACCGTGAGTAGCGGATATAAAACCTTATCGCTTGATCCCACGGTATATTTTAAAGTTTTTCGGAACGCTAGCAAGGAGAATTCGATTGCTGTTCAATATTGGTTCTTTTATTATTACAACGATTGGCTTAACGATCATCCAGGGGATTGGGAAACCATAACGATTTTTCTGAATGGCTCTGGTGAACCTGCTGAGGTCGCATTTTCAACCCATTATGAAGCGAGCAGATATTCTTGGGCAAATATTGAGCTTGATAATGCTACGCATGCGAAGGTTTATATTTCTAACGGAGGGCACGGTTCCTATTACCAATCTGGTAATACTTCGTATTTTGATACCCCGTTAGGTAATATTAACGATAATCATATGGGGGACAAAGAGGTACTGAGTTATGTTGGTGCTGATTATACCCTGATAGATTTGCAGGAATTAGAGAGTACTGACGAGAATTGGATTTGGTTTGAAGGTCGCTGGGGCGATGAAGACAGTGCGTCTCAAGGACCACATCTGAGGACAGACGCACCTACGGCCAATGACTGGGGCTTGGCAAATAATCCCCCATATGATCCTTATAATATGTGTGAACCAAGATATCAGGCGCATATTTATGGGGATGCCATGAATAATGGACCATGGTATTGGGGAGCAGGCTATGGGCTCGATACCCCTTGGGACAGTGCAGATGACTGCGAGCCCATAGTTGATTCGGTTGAGTCGGCGTTTTCGTGGAATCTCTTTCTTCCTGCTCTTCTCGGTGCGACTCTTTCAGCTGCAAGAGCCCGCTAA
- the gatA gene encoding Asp-tRNA(Asn)/Glu-tRNA(Gln) amidotransferase subunit GatA encodes MDFYNLTLQQAKDKLAAREITSVALTESILHRIDQVEGKVKAYLSLHKEQAMAAAEEADKKLQAGQGGMLCGLPLSIKDVLCTATMPTTCGSKILEGFVPPYDATVVEKLLAADAVLLGKVSMDEFAMGSTNENCAYSVPENPWKAGYVAGGSSGGSAASVAASECLGSLGSDTGGSIRQPASLCGVVGMKPTYGRVSRYGLVAFASSLDQVGPLTKDVADCALMMNAIAGHDPRDSTSIRQAVPDYSAALQDGMQGVRVGIPQEYFGEGLDPEVDKAVRAGITMLKEAGAEVVEVSLPHTQYCVAVYYLIAPAEASSNLARFDGVRYGKRDLAADSLIEMYKQTRSQGFGDEVKRRILIGTYALSAGYYDAYYKKASQVRTLIKEDFAKAFTQCDVLASPVTPTSAWQIGQKSGDQLALYLSDILTISANLAGTPGLSVPCGFSADGLPIGMQLQASHFQEEALLRAAWNVEQRAGVKDRHPVL; translated from the coding sequence ATGGATTTCTATAATCTTACCCTGCAGCAGGCAAAAGACAAGCTGGCTGCCCGTGAAATCACCTCGGTTGCCTTAACCGAATCCATACTCCATCGTATTGATCAGGTCGAGGGCAAGGTCAAGGCCTACCTGAGCCTGCACAAGGAGCAGGCCATGGCCGCAGCGGAAGAGGCGGATAAGAAATTGCAGGCAGGGCAGGGCGGAATGCTCTGCGGGCTGCCTCTCTCCATCAAGGATGTCCTCTGCACGGCAACCATGCCCACCACCTGTGGTTCAAAGATCCTGGAAGGCTTTGTCCCTCCCTATGATGCCACCGTGGTTGAAAAGCTGCTTGCTGCTGATGCGGTTTTGTTGGGTAAGGTGAGCATGGATGAATTCGCCATGGGCTCTACCAATGAGAACTGTGCCTATAGCGTGCCGGAAAACCCCTGGAAGGCCGGGTACGTGGCTGGGGGCTCCAGTGGTGGTTCTGCGGCCTCGGTGGCTGCCAGTGAATGTCTGGGGTCGCTGGGTTCTGATACGGGTGGCTCTATTCGTCAGCCTGCCTCTCTTTGTGGGGTGGTGGGGATGAAACCCACCTACGGTCGGGTCTCCCGTTACGGGCTAGTGGCCTTTGCCTCCTCCCTGGACCAGGTTGGTCCCCTGACCAAGGACGTGGCAGACTGCGCCCTGATGATGAATGCCATTGCTGGCCATGATCCTCGGGATTCCACCTCCATCAGGCAGGCTGTGCCGGATTATAGCGCAGCCCTTCAGGACGGGATGCAGGGCGTCCGGGTGGGGATTCCCCAGGAATACTTTGGTGAAGGGCTGGACCCGGAGGTGGACAAGGCGGTTCGCGCCGGGATTACCATGCTTAAGGAGGCCGGTGCAGAGGTCGTGGAGGTCTCCCTGCCCCATACCCAGTACTGCGTAGCAGTCTATTACCTGATCGCCCCGGCAGAGGCCAGCTCTAATCTGGCCCGTTTTGATGGGGTACGCTACGGCAAGCGGGATCTTGCGGCAGACAGCCTCATTGAGATGTATAAGCAGACCCGCTCCCAGGGCTTTGGTGATGAGGTCAAGCGGCGTATCCTTATCGGGACCTATGCCCTGTCTGCGGGCTATTATGATGCCTATTATAAAAAGGCCTCCCAGGTCCGGACCCTGATCAAAGAGGACTTTGCCAAGGCCTTCACGCAATGCGACGTGCTGGCCTCACCGGTTACCCCGACATCGGCCTGGCAGATCGGCCAGAAGAGCGGGGATCAACTGGCCCTGTACCTCTCTGACATCCTCACCATCTCGGCGAACCTGGCCGGGACACCTGGTCTTTCCGTGCCCTGCGGCTTTTCAGCAGATGGCCTGCCCATCGGGATGCAGTTGCAGGCAAGCCATTTCCAGGAAGAGGCCCTGTTGCGGGCCGCCTGGAATGTGGAGCAACGGGCCGGGGTGAAAGACAGGCATCCGGTCCTGTAA
- a CDS encoding GlsB/YeaQ/YmgE family stress response membrane protein: MGILSWIIMGLIVGALAKFIMPGKDPGGIIVTILIGIAGAFVGGYIGTFLGLGAVTGFNLGSLLLATGGGIILLALYRVIKKK, encoded by the coding sequence GTGGGAATTCTATCGTGGATCATAATGGGGCTGATTGTTGGTGCGCTCGCAAAATTCATCATGCCTGGGAAAGATCCTGGAGGAATTATTGTAACTATCCTGATTGGCATAGCAGGAGCTTTCGTGGGTGGTTACATCGGGACCTTTCTGGGGCTTGGAGCCGTGACAGGCTTTAATCTTGGCAGTCTCCTCTTGGCCACCGGTGGTGGTATTATCCTCTTGGCCTTGTACCGTGTCATAAAAAAGAAGTAA